In a genomic window of Acidobacteriota bacterium:
- a CDS encoding GNAT family N-acetyltransferase: MNCLRSPVPSDLPVLRQLWPRLSEAALEAQVRGSRIRIIQAGGKPVGFLKTHVIWESLPFIEIIVILESERGHGYGTRAVREWERQMADRGFDLVVMSTQAAATAQHFWRKLGYRDCGALTIRDQPAEIFMQRRLTGDS, translated from the coding sequence ATGAATTGTTTGCGAAGTCCCGTTCCTTCCGACCTCCCGGTGCTGAGACAGCTCTGGCCGCGGCTTTCGGAGGCCGCGCTGGAGGCGCAGGTCCGTGGGTCCCGGATTCGAATCATCCAAGCCGGCGGGAAACCGGTGGGTTTCCTCAAAACACACGTGATCTGGGAGTCGCTCCCCTTCATCGAGATCATCGTCATCCTCGAATCGGAGCGGGGTCACGGTTACGGCACGCGGGCCGTGCGGGAGTGGGAACGGCAGATGGCGGACCGCGGCTTCGACCTGGTGGTCATGTCCACCCAGGCCGCCGCTACGGCCCAGCATTTCTGGCGCAAGCTCGGCTACCGGGATTGCGGCGCTCTCACCATTAGAGACCAGCCTGCCGAGATCTTCATGCAGCGCCGTCTCACCGGCGACTCCTAA
- a CDS encoding DUF1376 domain-containing protein → MKDRLASMPFFVGDYLGSIDVRLMTLAERGAYVHLLCLNWQEGRLPKDPKKLARLLDCSLQEFQQIWEGIRNQFKEDSQSRIYNQRVEAIKRQHLERRRKLALAGSKGGRTTQARRKRGSSQASSRAASQASSEASRQAPSQASSEASRQAPSQASREASTKNQPPILSSLIEDSSSTNTKSIKNSPLPPSSAGPDADRACLRIFNHWRGQNNLVRHHCLNRRMRRGIHARLDEGRTVQDLCRAISRYEELCGQKCAPGHNQWSLIELMTRGSGIWVDKLLDPNYPGILPRNGSNRPPPEWLVNKMQRAIFRARRRLVGAHDVTEERFFRQVAVCCGELDIAFTKELFNVAAEAMKLAVVAGGDRRR, encoded by the coding sequence ATGAAAGACCGATTGGCCAGCATGCCGTTTTTCGTCGGGGACTACCTGGGATCGATCGACGTCCGCTTGATGACCCTGGCCGAACGGGGCGCCTACGTCCATCTCCTGTGCCTGAACTGGCAGGAAGGGCGGTTGCCGAAAGACCCCAAGAAACTCGCGAGACTGTTGGATTGTTCCTTGCAGGAATTCCAACAGATTTGGGAAGGGATCCGGAACCAGTTCAAGGAGGATTCGCAGAGTCGGATCTACAACCAGCGGGTCGAAGCCATCAAGAGACAACACCTGGAGCGGCGACGGAAGCTGGCGCTGGCGGGAAGCAAGGGCGGACGGACGACTCAAGCCAGACGCAAGCGGGGCTCAAGCCAGGCTTCAAGCAGAGCTGCAAGCCAAGCTTCAAGCGAGGCTTCAAGGCAGGCTCCAAGCCAGGCTTCAAGCGAGGCTTCAAGGCAGGCTCCAAGCCAGGCTTCAAGGGAGGCCTCAACCAAGAATCAACCTCCTATCCTCTCCTCTCTTATCGAAGACTCCTCTTCTACAAATACGAAGAGTATTAAGAACTCCCCCCTACCCCCCTCATCGGCGGGGCCGGACGCGGACCGGGCTTGTCTTCGGATTTTCAACCACTGGCGAGGCCAGAACAACCTCGTCCGCCACCATTGCCTCAATCGCCGGATGCGACGAGGCATTCACGCCCGGTTGGATGAGGGGCGAACCGTTCAGGATCTGTGCCGGGCCATTTCCCGCTACGAGGAACTGTGCGGGCAAAAGTGCGCTCCCGGCCACAACCAGTGGTCTCTGATCGAACTGATGACCCGGGGATCGGGCATCTGGGTCGACAAGCTGCTCGACCCCAACTATCCCGGCATTTTGCCCCGGAACGGGTCGAACCGGCCGCCTCCCGAGTGGCTGGTCAACAAGATGCAGCGAGCGATCTTCCGGGCGCGTCGACGCCTGGTCGGCGCTCACGATGTGACCGAGGAACGGTTTTTTCGCCAAGTCGCGGTCTGCTGTGGCGAACTCGACATCGCGTTCACCAAGGAACTGTTCAACGTGGCCGCCGAGGCGATGAAGCTGGCGGTTGTGGCTGGAGGAGACCGGCGGCGATAA